In one window of Zhihengliuella sp. ISTPL4 DNA:
- a CDS encoding ABC transporter substrate-binding protein encodes MRNRPVRLALTGGILVAGLAVAGCAPAASSGEGQDDVTLTVWSWQASSSPKWEAVFDAYEESHPGVTIEFEGFQPTEYNQILATGLEGSDGPDIAMLRAYGGVQSAIQSEQIVPIDDIVDGLDQFDPTVLRAAQGKDDGKTYGVPFAYQTMQMFYNKTMFDEMGLEEPTDWDEFIELQETLLKEGVTPMALGAREDWVLPMFHDIVGSAHYGGADFEEKVLAGDVDFTDPAYVASLQIVQDMQKYLDKNVNAIAVADAVLQFTSGQAAQWPGGSFDLPTFQSSAPDTEWGVYEVPPAPGSALDHAVTPGYADGSFGINAASENQEAATELLNWMTTKEFGQLVADEVDQFSALPGVEYSDPLMQEMNEQYTANPAPYLLLVDFRYGDPTGTAVLGPDIQAMFLGQKTPEQLGADLQSGVSTWFTPSS; translated from the coding sequence ATGCGAAACCGCCCCGTCCGCCTCGCTCTCACCGGAGGGATCCTGGTCGCCGGACTCGCCGTCGCCGGCTGCGCGCCCGCAGCATCGAGCGGCGAGGGCCAAGACGATGTCACCCTGACCGTCTGGTCCTGGCAGGCGTCGTCGTCCCCGAAGTGGGAGGCCGTGTTCGACGCCTACGAAGAATCCCACCCCGGCGTCACCATCGAGTTCGAGGGCTTCCAGCCCACCGAGTACAACCAGATCCTCGCCACCGGCCTCGAGGGCAGCGACGGTCCGGACATCGCGATGCTGCGCGCCTACGGCGGTGTGCAGTCGGCGATCCAGTCGGAGCAGATCGTGCCGATCGACGACATCGTCGACGGGCTCGACCAATTCGACCCGACGGTCCTGCGCGCGGCCCAGGGCAAGGACGACGGCAAGACCTACGGCGTCCCCTTCGCCTACCAGACCATGCAGATGTTCTACAACAAGACCATGTTCGACGAGATGGGCCTCGAGGAGCCCACCGACTGGGACGAGTTCATCGAGCTGCAGGAGACCCTCCTGAAGGAGGGCGTCACCCCCATGGCGCTCGGCGCCCGCGAGGACTGGGTCCTGCCGATGTTCCACGACATCGTCGGTTCGGCCCACTACGGCGGTGCGGACTTCGAGGAGAAGGTGCTCGCCGGCGACGTCGACTTCACCGACCCCGCCTACGTGGCCTCCCTGCAGATCGTGCAGGACATGCAGAAGTACCTCGACAAGAACGTCAACGCGATCGCCGTCGCCGACGCCGTCCTGCAGTTCACCTCCGGACAGGCAGCGCAGTGGCCCGGCGGCTCGTTCGACCTCCCCACGTTCCAGAGCTCCGCTCCCGACACGGAGTGGGGCGTGTACGAGGTGCCGCCGGCTCCGGGCAGTGCACTCGACCACGCCGTCACCCCCGGCTACGCGGACGGCAGCTTCGGCATCAACGCCGCCAGCGAGAACCAGGAGGCGGCCACCGAGCTCCTCAACTGGATGACGACGAAGGAGTTCGGCCAGCTCGTCGCGGATGAAGTCGATCAGTTCTCCGCGCTGCCCGGTGTCGAGTACTCCGACCCGCTCATGCAGGAGATGAACGAGCAGTACACCGCCAACCCGGCTCCGTACCTGCTGCTCGTCGACTTCCGCTACGGCGACCCGACCGGCACCGCGGTGCTCGGCCCGGACATCCAGGCCATGTTCCTCGGCCAGAAGACCCCCGAGCAGCTGGGCGCCGATCTGCAGTCGGGCGTCTCCACCTGGTTCACCCCCTCCTCCTGA
- a CDS encoding MFS transporter, whose protein sequence is MTSPDPAAGAPEPVATANSGAVAVVGLDLRGDTPAPRKQVYSWALWDWATQPFNTVILTFVFTALYLVSASFLPPEVAALDPSDPVRVAAEADLASGLGLGSTIAAFGILLLAPVLGQRADAAGRQKLWLGIGTGALILCMLGLWFVEPQPALFWLGVALISAGSVFGEIAAVNSNAMLIGIANPKNVGRISGLGWGFGYLGGIIALVIVVLLDTFDWFGMSTDNGLAYRLIAVGCAVWAIVFSIPIFLNVPEPSLGRPERKVGFFRSYVLLVQDVVGLYRDPRTRPTFWYLLASAVFRDGLGGVFAFGAIIGTAVFRFGTQDIIVFGIAANLVAGVSTIIAGRLDDRLGPKRIILGSIGSMIVAGFAVFLLRDAGALVFWIGGLVLCAFVGPAQAAARSFLARVTPAGREGEIFGLYATTGRAASWMASAAWTVLIVATSQTAFGILGIVIVLIIGFLLLLPVKAPR, encoded by the coding sequence ATGACTTCACCCGATCCCGCCGCGGGCGCCCCCGAGCCCGTGGCGACAGCGAACAGCGGCGCCGTTGCCGTCGTCGGCCTCGATCTGCGCGGAGACACCCCCGCGCCTCGCAAGCAGGTGTACTCCTGGGCACTGTGGGATTGGGCGACGCAGCCGTTCAACACCGTCATCCTCACGTTCGTCTTCACGGCGCTGTATCTCGTCAGCGCCTCGTTCCTCCCGCCCGAGGTCGCCGCCCTCGACCCCAGCGACCCGGTCCGCGTGGCGGCCGAGGCCGACCTCGCCTCCGGCCTCGGACTCGGTTCGACCATCGCGGCCTTCGGCATCCTGCTGCTCGCCCCCGTCCTCGGTCAGCGCGCCGACGCCGCGGGACGGCAGAAGCTGTGGCTCGGGATCGGCACCGGCGCTCTCATCCTCTGCATGCTGGGGCTGTGGTTCGTGGAGCCGCAGCCGGCCCTGTTCTGGCTCGGCGTCGCGCTGATCTCTGCCGGGTCGGTGTTCGGCGAGATCGCCGCGGTGAACTCCAACGCGATGCTCATCGGCATTGCGAACCCGAAGAACGTCGGCCGCATCTCCGGCCTCGGCTGGGGCTTCGGCTACCTCGGCGGCATCATCGCCCTCGTCATCGTCGTCCTGCTGGACACCTTCGACTGGTTCGGGATGTCCACTGACAACGGCCTCGCCTACCGGCTCATCGCCGTGGGGTGCGCAGTCTGGGCGATCGTCTTCAGCATCCCGATCTTCCTCAACGTGCCGGAGCCGTCGCTCGGGCGGCCCGAGCGCAAGGTGGGGTTCTTCCGCTCCTACGTGCTTCTCGTGCAGGACGTCGTCGGCCTGTACCGCGACCCGCGGACCCGGCCGACGTTCTGGTACCTGCTCGCCAGTGCGGTGTTCCGCGACGGGCTCGGCGGCGTCTTCGCGTTCGGCGCCATCATCGGCACCGCGGTGTTCCGCTTCGGCACGCAGGACATCATCGTCTTCGGCATCGCCGCGAACCTCGTCGCCGGCGTCTCGACCATCATCGCGGGTCGCCTCGACGACCGCCTCGGCCCGAAGCGGATCATCCTCGGCTCGATCGGCTCGATGATCGTCGCCGGCTTCGCGGTGTTCCTGCTCCGGGACGCCGGGGCGCTCGTGTTCTGGATCGGCGGGCTCGTGCTCTGCGCCTTCGTCGGACCGGCGCAGGCGGCGGCCCGGTCCTTCCTCGCTCGCGTGACCCCGGCCGGACGGGAGGGCGAGATCTTCGGTCTCTACGCCACGACCGGTCGGGCCGCGAGCTGGATGGCCTCGGCCGCCTGGACCGTGCTGATCGTCGCCACCAGCCAGACGGCTTTCGGCATCCTCGGCATCGTCATCGTGCTCATCATCGGGTTCCTTCTCCTGCTGCCAGTGAAGGCGCCGCGCTGA
- a CDS encoding TetR family transcriptional regulator C-terminal domain-containing protein: MRDAVVQDGRRARGDASRRVVLESATDLASVDGLDGVTIGRLAAASGSSKSSIATLFQSKEGLQLATVAAARDIFVERIIEPARAHPRGMHRLAALLHNALVYSKDRVFTGGCFFAATAADVDSKPGPVSDAVRAALVDWYGYIEAQLRFAAAAGEIDVADVEVLAFELVALNEQANARSLLLRSDKPYALAATAMRARLRIAGAPATALSLLSF, translated from the coding sequence ATGAGGGATGCCGTGGTGCAGGACGGTCGGCGGGCGCGGGGCGATGCCTCCCGTCGCGTCGTGTTGGAGAGCGCGACCGACCTCGCCTCCGTCGACGGGTTGGACGGCGTGACGATCGGGCGCCTCGCCGCGGCTTCCGGGTCGAGCAAGAGCAGCATCGCGACGCTGTTCCAGAGTAAGGAAGGCCTGCAGCTCGCGACGGTCGCTGCCGCGCGGGACATCTTCGTCGAGCGGATCATCGAGCCCGCCCGCGCGCATCCGCGGGGAATGCACCGCCTGGCGGCTCTCCTCCACAACGCCTTGGTCTACTCGAAGGACCGCGTCTTCACCGGAGGCTGTTTCTTCGCGGCGACCGCGGCCGACGTCGACTCCAAACCCGGTCCCGTGAGCGATGCCGTGCGGGCAGCCCTTGTCGACTGGTACGGGTACATCGAGGCCCAGCTGCGGTTCGCGGCAGCGGCGGGGGAGATTGACGTGGCCGATGTCGAGGTCCTGGCGTTCGAGCTCGTCGCCCTGAACGAACAGGCCAACGCGCGGTCGCTGCTCCTGCGGAGCGACAAGCCGTACGCGCTCGCGGCGACCGCGATGCGCGCGCGCCTCCGCATCGCGGGCGCCCCCGCCACAGCCCTCTCTCTCCTCTCGTTCTAG
- a CDS encoding cation diffusion facilitator family transporter has protein sequence MTVVLAFLANILVAIAKTVAAVITSSASMVAEAAHSWADAGNEVFLLIADRRGAKTKDARHPLGYGRNAFVWSLIAAFGIFTAGSIVSIMHGIQELSDTGPVESAVVAYIVLGIAFVLEGASFTQAMVRSRRLAQERGSSTWDFVLETSDTTLRAVFFEDSAALIGLVLAGGSILLHQLTGVAAWDAIGSILVGILLGVVAVILIGRNIAFLVGTSVSPTLRSRVGTALLGMDDIERVTYLHIEYVGPNRLFLVAEVDLAGDAREHDVARRLREVERRIEAHDAVETVVLSLSVDDEPSLDFARA, from the coding sequence GTGACCGTCGTCCTCGCCTTCCTCGCCAACATCCTCGTCGCGATCGCGAAGACGGTCGCCGCCGTCATCACCTCGTCCGCGTCGATGGTGGCGGAGGCGGCGCACTCCTGGGCTGACGCGGGAAACGAGGTCTTCCTGCTCATCGCCGACCGCCGCGGCGCGAAGACCAAGGATGCCCGGCATCCGCTCGGCTACGGCCGGAACGCGTTCGTGTGGTCGCTCATCGCCGCATTCGGGATCTTCACCGCCGGGTCGATCGTGTCGATCATGCACGGCATCCAGGAGCTGTCGGACACGGGTCCCGTGGAGAGTGCGGTCGTCGCCTACATCGTCCTCGGCATCGCCTTCGTCCTGGAGGGGGCGTCGTTCACGCAGGCGATGGTCCGCTCCCGCCGGCTGGCCCAGGAGCGGGGTTCCTCCACATGGGACTTCGTGCTCGAGACGAGTGACACGACCTTACGCGCGGTGTTCTTCGAGGACTCCGCCGCCCTCATCGGCCTCGTCCTGGCAGGCGGGTCGATTCTCCTGCATCAGCTGACGGGCGTCGCCGCCTGGGACGCGATCGGGTCGATCCTCGTCGGGATCCTGCTCGGCGTGGTCGCCGTGATCCTGATCGGGCGGAACATCGCCTTCCTCGTCGGCACGTCGGTCTCTCCCACGCTGCGGTCGCGGGTCGGCACGGCCCTCCTCGGGATGGACGACATCGAGCGGGTCACCTACCTGCACATCGAGTACGTCGGTCCGAATCGACTGTTCCTCGTCGCCGAGGTCGACCTCGCGGGCGATGCGCGCGAGCACGACGTGGCTCGCCGGTTGCGCGAGGTCGAGCGGCGCATCGAGGCACACGACGCGGTGGAGACCGTCGTGCTGTCCCTCTCGGTGGACGACGAGCCCTCGCTGGACTTCGCCCGCGCGTGA
- a CDS encoding exo-beta-N-acetylmuramidase NamZ family protein: MHLGIDRLLQNDLPRSLRDRLHGSRLGMVTNDLALTSTLARGRAGLADAGHPLALLFGPEHGLDGRAREGELVDDLRDELTGLPVRSLYGADVRPAPADLADLDVVLIDLPDVGARFYTYIWTMSHVLEACADAGVAVVVLDRPNPLGGLLEQAEGPMLDEAANSLVGRWTMPIRHGLTIGELARHWVRTRRIDVELHVLEVRGWNRARTALGRQELTWMPPSPNLPSAATALLYPGTCLAEGVNVSEGRSTAVPFRVVGAPFIDAEEYTTAFVELALPGVTASPYGFTPLVRDHAGEACQGLLLHVTDPEAFRPVHTGVRLLSLLARLYPGALAERALVPMPGESDWSPLEKLFGVEGAFRRITSGEWDEPDALAVPEWADLVAVDLLYA, translated from the coding sequence ATGCACCTCGGAATCGACCGCCTCCTTCAGAACGACCTGCCGCGGTCGCTTCGGGATCGCCTCCACGGCTCCCGTCTGGGGATGGTCACGAACGACCTCGCCCTGACCTCGACGCTCGCGCGCGGGCGCGCCGGCCTCGCCGACGCCGGGCACCCGCTGGCGCTGCTGTTCGGCCCCGAGCACGGACTCGACGGGCGGGCCCGGGAGGGAGAGCTCGTGGATGATCTTCGAGACGAGCTGACCGGGCTTCCGGTCCGCAGCCTCTACGGCGCGGACGTGCGTCCGGCGCCCGCCGACCTCGCCGACCTCGATGTCGTCCTCATCGACCTGCCGGACGTGGGCGCCCGCTTCTACACCTACATCTGGACGATGAGCCACGTGCTCGAAGCGTGCGCGGATGCGGGTGTGGCTGTGGTCGTGCTCGACCGACCCAATCCGCTCGGCGGGCTGCTGGAGCAGGCAGAAGGTCCGATGCTCGACGAGGCAGCGAACTCCCTGGTGGGACGGTGGACGATGCCGATCCGCCACGGACTCACCATCGGGGAGCTTGCTCGCCATTGGGTGCGCACGCGCCGGATCGATGTGGAATTGCACGTCCTGGAGGTCCGGGGATGGAACCGCGCACGCACGGCGCTCGGGCGACAGGAGCTGACGTGGATGCCGCCGTCGCCGAATCTGCCCAGCGCGGCGACCGCACTCCTCTACCCGGGCACCTGCCTGGCCGAGGGCGTGAACGTGTCCGAGGGACGGAGCACGGCGGTGCCGTTCCGCGTCGTCGGCGCGCCCTTCATCGACGCCGAGGAGTACACGACCGCCTTCGTTGAGCTCGCCCTTCCCGGCGTCACCGCCTCCCCCTACGGCTTCACCCCGTTGGTACGTGATCACGCCGGCGAGGCCTGCCAAGGCCTGCTCCTTCACGTCACCGACCCGGAGGCGTTCCGCCCTGTGCATACCGGCGTCCGCCTGCTCTCGCTGCTCGCCCGCCTCTACCCCGGGGCTCTGGCGGAGCGAGCCCTGGTGCCGATGCCCGGCGAGTCCGACTGGTCTCCGCTCGAGAAGCTCTTCGGGGTCGAGGGCGCCTTCCGCCGGATCACCTCCGGCGAGTGGGACGAGCCCGACGCCCTCGCGGTGCCGGAGTGGGCGGATCTCGTCGCCGTCGACCTGCTCTACGCCTGA
- a CDS encoding MarR family winged helix-turn-helix transcriptional regulator produces MNTTADSTSDNTSRPFGFWLKAVDRLMAQDFATAFAAEGATRRDWRLLNVVDGSVPARRPLNPHKLHALVDRGWVEADGDGWALTDEGRAAKERLGAAVDGIRAKVAEAVSAEELATTLAALEKIARAFDWDEETPLPRKRRPAFGFGHRGSFGPGHVDRRHGFGPRPGFDPIDTPCHHDGDGDDSHRGHGRRDSHTHCHHGHGHRAQRVAERAFERGFDAGFRHGHAA; encoded by the coding sequence ATGAACACCACTGCAGACAGCACTTCTGACAACACCTCCCGCCCGTTCGGTTTCTGGCTCAAGGCCGTCGACCGTCTGATGGCACAGGACTTCGCCACCGCTTTCGCCGCGGAGGGCGCGACCCGCCGCGACTGGCGGCTGCTGAACGTCGTCGACGGGTCGGTCCCCGCGCGCCGCCCGCTGAACCCGCACAAGCTGCACGCCCTCGTCGACCGCGGCTGGGTCGAGGCGGACGGCGACGGATGGGCGCTGACCGACGAGGGCCGCGCGGCGAAGGAGCGCCTCGGCGCCGCCGTCGACGGCATCCGCGCGAAGGTCGCCGAGGCCGTCTCCGCCGAGGAGCTGGCGACGACGCTCGCCGCGCTCGAGAAGATCGCCCGCGCCTTCGACTGGGACGAGGAGACTCCTCTCCCCCGCAAGCGACGCCCGGCGTTCGGCTTCGGCCACCGGGGCAGCTTCGGTCCCGGACACGTCGACCGCCGGCACGGCTTCGGCCCCCGGCCCGGTTTCGACCCCATCGACACCCCCTGCCACCACGACGGAGATGGGGACGACTCGCATCGCGGGCACGGTCGCCGCGACAGCCACACCCACTGCCACCACGGCCACGGCCATCGGGCGCAGCGGGTGGCGGAGCGCGCATTCGAACGCGGCTTCGACGCCGGATTCCGTCACGGCCACGCCGCCTGA
- a CDS encoding DUF3253 domain-containing protein, protein MTDDGLESDRTAEGHHIIVNGRRWRATDPSIPENLRQELVDELMAARRAVKAAEPGARRRVQDAKTALGERGAPWWEEASAAQSEERIAATIRALTRKRAESSICPSDVARTVGGEDWRDRMPEVRRVTADLASRDLVVVTQKGEPVRIEEARGPVRIRRGPAL, encoded by the coding sequence ATGACGGACGACGGCCTCGAGAGCGACCGCACCGCGGAGGGACACCACATCATCGTGAACGGCCGGCGTTGGCGCGCGACCGACCCGTCGATCCCCGAGAACCTACGGCAGGAGCTCGTCGACGAGCTCATGGCCGCACGACGCGCGGTCAAGGCCGCGGAACCGGGTGCCCGCCGCCGTGTGCAGGACGCGAAGACGGCCCTCGGCGAGCGCGGTGCGCCGTGGTGGGAGGAGGCCTCCGCAGCGCAGTCGGAGGAGCGGATCGCCGCGACGATCCGAGCGCTGACGCGGAAGCGGGCAGAGTCCTCGATCTGTCCGAGCGACGTCGCCCGCACGGTCGGCGGCGAGGACTGGCGCGACCGGATGCCCGAGGTGCGGCGGGTGACGGCAGACCTCGCATCCCGCGACCTTGTCGTGGTCACCCAGAAAGGCGAGCCGGTCCGGATCGAGGAGGCCCGCGGCCCGGTGCGCATCCGACGCGGCCCGGCGCTCTGA
- a CDS encoding MurR/RpiR family transcriptional regulator, with product MPNSVVTAIHQRLSALTPTERRIAERVLAEPQAVLENSITRLAEECGVSVASVARFTRSLGFPGYPDLRIALAGELTRSASERERFQVSAGDVSRHDDAATTVRKIAFAEAEAIERTARQLDIAELEGCVAAVRSARRIDIYGAASSGLAAQDLEQKLHRAGLVAQARTDHHLALTGAALLDDRDAAIAISHSGRTLEIVQAAEVAAAAGATTIAITNNPRSPLARACEHTLVTAVSESTFRSGAMASRIAQLAVLDFLYTRIAQADYDRISANLQRTHDAVTAHRID from the coding sequence GTGCCGAACAGTGTCGTGACAGCCATCCATCAGCGCCTTTCCGCGCTCACCCCCACGGAACGCCGTATCGCCGAACGTGTGCTCGCCGAGCCTCAGGCGGTCCTGGAGAATTCCATCACCCGGCTCGCGGAAGAGTGCGGGGTCTCCGTCGCCAGCGTCGCGCGCTTCACCCGCAGCCTCGGGTTCCCCGGATACCCCGATCTGCGGATCGCGCTCGCCGGCGAACTCACGCGGAGCGCGTCCGAGCGGGAGCGCTTCCAGGTCTCCGCGGGGGACGTGAGCCGCCACGACGACGCGGCGACGACGGTGCGCAAGATCGCCTTCGCCGAGGCCGAGGCCATCGAACGCACGGCCCGCCAGCTCGACATCGCCGAACTGGAGGGGTGCGTCGCCGCAGTCCGCAGTGCGCGCCGCATCGACATCTACGGCGCGGCCTCCAGCGGTCTCGCCGCGCAGGACCTGGAACAGAAGCTCCATCGCGCGGGTCTCGTCGCCCAGGCGCGCACCGATCACCATCTCGCCCTGACCGGCGCCGCCCTCCTCGACGACCGGGACGCCGCGATCGCCATCTCCCACTCCGGTCGGACGCTGGAGATCGTGCAGGCCGCCGAGGTGGCCGCCGCGGCCGGTGCCACGACCATCGCGATCACCAACAACCCGCGCTCGCCGCTCGCCCGCGCATGCGAGCACACCCTCGTCACAGCGGTGTCGGAGTCGACCTTCCGCTCCGGCGCGATGGCCAGCCGGATCGCGCAGCTCGCGGTCCTCGACTTCCTGTACACGCGCATCGCACAGGCCGACTACGACCGGATCTCGGCGAACCTCCAGCGCACCCACGACGCCGTCACCGCACACAGAATCGACTGA
- a CDS encoding carbohydrate ABC transporter permease: MALTLPVRRPKSRRPRTGIALSTPTAALFVLPAAVLFAVLILYPMLAALSYSLFDWQGTKQGGFAGIGNYLTLLTKEPYASELWNAFGHNLLLFAGALIFQNSLGLGIATLLHRRKRTKRFFQTIFALPYLVSPMVIGYLWSLMLSPLFGPVNAILRGVGLESLALPWLGDPQLAIWVIVLVSAWQWIGFPILLYGAALGGIPEEIEEAASLDGATAAKRFRYITLPMLTPTIGIITVLTFIGSMEAMAIPFALAGSNGAPAGSTDVMMLLFYRTAFESGNPNSIGVSSALATVLFIFIMVISVVITSSMRRAERKLF; the protein is encoded by the coding sequence ATGGCTCTGACCCTCCCCGTGCGCCGGCCGAAGAGCCGGCGCCCCCGCACCGGCATCGCCCTGTCCACGCCGACGGCGGCGCTGTTCGTGCTGCCGGCCGCCGTGCTCTTCGCGGTGCTGATCCTCTACCCGATGCTCGCCGCGCTCAGCTACTCGCTCTTCGACTGGCAGGGCACCAAGCAGGGGGGATTCGCCGGCATCGGCAACTACCTCACTCTCCTCACCAAGGAGCCCTACGCCTCCGAGCTGTGGAACGCCTTCGGTCACAACCTGCTGCTCTTCGCCGGCGCCCTCATCTTCCAGAACTCGCTGGGCCTCGGGATCGCGACGCTGCTGCACCGCCGCAAGCGCACCAAGCGGTTCTTCCAGACGATCTTCGCCCTTCCCTACCTCGTCAGCCCGATGGTCATCGGCTACCTGTGGTCGCTGATGCTGTCCCCCCTGTTCGGACCCGTGAACGCGATCCTCCGCGGAGTCGGTCTGGAGAGCCTCGCGCTGCCATGGCTCGGCGACCCGCAACTGGCGATCTGGGTCATCGTCCTCGTCAGCGCGTGGCAGTGGATCGGCTTCCCGATCCTGCTCTACGGCGCCGCCCTCGGCGGCATCCCCGAGGAGATCGAGGAAGCGGCTTCCCTCGACGGCGCCACAGCCGCGAAGCGCTTCCGGTACATCACGCTCCCGATGCTGACCCCCACCATCGGCATCATCACCGTGCTCACCTTCATCGGCAGCATGGAGGCGATGGCGATTCCGTTCGCGCTCGCCGGATCCAACGGCGCTCCCGCCGGATCCACCGACGTGATGATGCTCCTCTTCTACCGCACCGCGTTCGAGTCGGGGAACCCGAACTCGATCGGGGTGTCCTCCGCACTCGCGACCGTCCTGTTCATCTTCATCATGGTCATCTCCGTCGTCA
- a CDS encoding MarR family winged helix-turn-helix transcriptional regulator, whose amino-acid sequence MATDPIDPASPDAAEAIAQALSRLRGRRPGPGGREHGGPRGAHGHGPHEDPREHFAHHRGHPGMRPWMADPGGRLGGPARMRMLEALAEAPEPLSVSALGQAIGVDQPRASRLVQQGVQSGFVRREADPDDARRTRIALTDEGRRLARGMRGERRAMLGRALESFTEEERTELARLLTKLADNWRA is encoded by the coding sequence ATGGCCACCGATCCGATCGACCCCGCGTCTCCCGACGCCGCCGAAGCGATCGCGCAGGCGCTCTCCCGGCTGCGCGGACGCCGACCCGGACCCGGCGGCCGCGAGCACGGCGGGCCCCGCGGTGCACACGGACACGGGCCCCACGAAGACCCGCGCGAGCACTTCGCGCATCACCGCGGGCACCCGGGGATGCGGCCCTGGATGGCGGACCCGGGTGGCCGTCTCGGGGGGCCGGCACGTATGCGCATGCTCGAAGCGCTCGCCGAAGCACCGGAACCGCTCAGCGTGAGCGCCCTCGGCCAGGCGATCGGCGTGGATCAGCCGCGGGCATCCCGGCTCGTGCAACAGGGGGTGCAGTCCGGATTCGTGCGGCGCGAGGCCGATCCGGACGATGCCCGTCGCACGCGGATCGCCCTGACCGACGAGGGGCGCCGCCTCGCCCGCGGAATGCGGGGAGAGCGTCGTGCGATGCTCGGTCGCGCGCTGGAGTCGTTCACCGAGGAGGAGCGGACGGAGCTCGCACGGCTGCTCACCAAGCTCGCCGACAACTGGCGCGCCTGA